The nucleotide sequence GTTCAAGCCTTGAATTCTTTACAGTCGAACTATGCGAATATTATGGCTATTAGATTATCCGGTGATCGGAAGAACATGATGAATATTTGGGAGATGCAGGAATGGTCGCGTAGAATTGGGTATTCAGTTTCTGATTTCAATAGACTGAATGTTGTGCATATTACTGGGACGAAGGGGAAGGGTTCTACGGCTGCTTTTACGCAAGGAATTTTGAGTCAGTATAGAGATCAGATCGGTGGGAAAATTGGGTTGTACACCTCGCCTCACTTGAGGTCTGTGAGAGAGAGAATCAGACTCAATGGGGAGCCGATTGACGAGGAATTGTTTTCGAGGTACTTTTTCGAGGTTTGGGACAAGTTAGAAGAGACGAGTTCTGATGAGACGAAGTTTCCCCATATGACTAAAGGTCAGAAGCCTGGGTACTTCAAATACTTGACGTTGCTTTCTTTCCATGTTTTCATGCAAGAGGGATGTAAGACTTGTATATACGAAGTGGGAGTTGGTGGTGAGTTTGATAGCACGAATATTATCGAGAAGCCTACCGTGTGTGGTGTGTCTGCGTTGGGGATTGACCATACCTTTATGTTGGGTAAcacaattgaagaaattgcGTGGAACAAAGGTGGaattttcaagaatggAGCTCCTGCTTACACCGTTACAGGTCAACCACCTGAGGGTTTGAAAGTTTTAGAGGAGAGGGCAGTAGAACGTAACACGTCGTTGACACAAGTTCCTACGTTTAACCAACTCAAGTCAGTAAAACTTGGTATTGCAGGTGATTTCCAAGTTGTCAACGCATCATTAGCAGTAGCCCTTGCGCATGAACACTTAAATTCCATTGGTGTCCTCAACGAACCATTAAACCTCTCCGAGTCAGCCGAAATTCCAGGCAAGTTCGTTAAAGGCTTGGAAACTACGATCTGGGAAGGACGGTGCCAAACCAtcaaaaatggaaatattACGTGGTACGTGGATGGAGCTCATACAAAGGAAAGTATCACAGCTGCTAGTGGATGGTTTAAGAAGACTGTAGAAGGTTCagacagaaaaaaagtCTTGCTTTTTAACCAACAATCCAGAGATGCAAGGGCTTTACTCAGATATCTCTACGAGACCGTTAGTCCAGAGGTTCATTTTGATATGGCGATCTTTACCAATAATGTGACTTGGAAAAGCGGGGACTATAGTGCAGATCTTGTTTCACTGAATACTTCCAAGGAACAAGTTGAAAAACTAGAAGTGCAGAAGAGTTTGCACCAAGAATGGTCCTCTTTAGGCAGCGGCACTGCCgagaaaaatattaaagTGACTTCATCAATTCAAGCTGCTTTCGATGAAATCAAGGCCATCGATGAACCTGTTGACGTTTTTGTAACAGGCTCTTTGCACCTTGTTGGTGGTTTCTTGGTCGTGATGGATAAAAACTTATCTCAATAAATGAATACTTTCCATATAATGAGTAATTAGTATTTAGACTACAATATAGTTATAGAACTTcaaaatatgtatatatatatttaaacCTCAATGCATGGCTTATCTACAATGTCCTTACCATACCAGATGGACCAGTCCTTTGAGTATCTATCATTCAAGTAAGAGTTAGATGTCTCATAACTCTTCATCGCCTCTATTGCGCTTCTGATATCATGAAAGTTGATCTGGAGGCAGATTTTTCTCGATATAAGAGGAGAAATCTCCAAGATCTGACCAAATTGATTAAAGTCCTTTATGATCTCTTGGATATCCaaatcatatatatgaGATTTTGGATTCAAATCCTTAGAAAGTGATTTGTGTTTCCTAGAGTATTTTTTCATGATTAGACAGCGACGTGCCCCAGTAGAATCaaaattttgaatgttACCACATAAGTCTGGATTAATATATTGTTGGATGTCTGAAGGACTACCTGAATCTTTTTGGCCCCAACGAGGTATTAGATGGACCCCATTGACTTTAAATAAATGGAACCTGGCAAATTTCATGAAATGAGCAGCATCAGCAGGGAATAAGAAATGGAGTTCAACATATGACACATTATTTGAATCATGCTTATCACCATAGCTGTACATGACTTTTTCTAAAGGACCTCCACCAATTTGGGCCAATAAAGCTCCAACACCAATATTTTTGGGTAAATCGTTGAAGATTactattcttctttgttcatTTGTAGACATTTCTGCAAGTTCAGAACCAGGACTTCCAAGGAGAATTTCCCCATGAACATCCTGATACACTGCTTCACAAACTAATTCTGGAACACTTTTTGGTGTGGTTGAGATGTGCACACCATATTTTCCACCACCGCTAATTTTTTCAATCTCTTGTTTGGCACCATTGTTGGCCTTTTCAAATAACATATCCATCATTATTTTTGATTGGTTATTCTCACCCGTCTCATCTTGAGAGTTTGGTCTTGAGTTAATACTACCACGTATTAAATCCTTATCAATCCCATACTCCCTGAACCTTTGGGTTGTCGTTTCGAAATATTGCTTTGCTTTCCTTCTAAAACCAAACAACTCAAAGTTCAAAGATGAAGTTTTGCTATTTGTTGAGTTTGTTAGCATTGTTCCAGCATCAGATGCCTTTTTCTGGCCATATATATTTGCCGCAGCTTGGGGATCTAGAAAACTTCCCTCTGATATCataatatctttttattttattgcCAATTACAATGAAGTTTTAAAAATGAGTGACTATGGTTAAGTAATTTAGCGATAATAGCTTGCTATTTTTATTAgtattttctctttcaaatgATCTTATATAATGTTCAATAAGAAATATACACTCTAAAATGGTCTTTCTCTGAATCCTAAGTGAGTATCTTGTGTAGATTTTATAGTTACAGGAGTATTTATACTTTTAAAGCCCAGTTTGTGACACTGACATTATAGTGTCAGATTTTTACTAAGTtgaaaaacagaaaagaagaaagacacAGAACTCCGACACATTGAAAATGGCTCAGAAACGGAATGTTTTCCTGGGAAACACCTCATCTAAGCTTTCAAGCCCATTATATCAACTATATCTTTGCATCTGTAATGATTTGTTACAATGgattattatattgtaCGTAGAATGCCTATCATAAAACTAAATAAAGTAATAGTAAAACAATACACACGTTTTTAAACGAAAAACGTCTTAACCATGCATAGAagagaataaaaataagTGATTAGGAGAATAGCTCATGCACTAACATTACACATATCACCACGACGGGATGTTTCCAACTTCATTAATTCACGGAGAACCATAGTTGCGTATGCAGATACACCAAGTTTGAATTTTACGATAACAGCCTTCTTGCTTCCTTCCTTGACCTTCATGTATCTTTCAAGTTTTGCCTTCATGTAAGTTTGCCCATTGTCTTTTCCTCTGTTTGCATTTAGTATTTCTAAGTCGGTATTGATTAGTTGATCTGTTGGATTTTCATAGGAAACAACCTTAAATTCAATGTCCGTTGGCTTGTGGATGACATGTCTGTAAGAACCAGCAAGAGAAAAATCTCTAAcctttcttttcatatcAAATGGATCCATGTTATCCTTAGCCATGATGTCAACATACAATTGACGTAACTTTTCGTTATTTGGATATAAAATATCGAATCCAGGGGTAGGTAGCACAATGTCCTCCATAGTGAACTTCTTAGATGcaacttcttcagcagTAACAGGTCTAGCACGAATAAATTTGGACTCACGTAGATCTTCGTCgaaatcttcatcttcttgctcGCTTTGTTTAACAGAAGCAACATCTTCTGAACCATCAACGATCAAATCACCTTCTACAACTTCTAAGCCGAATAGCCCAATCCTTTTACTGGCAATTTTATTCCAAATGTAGCTCTGGTAAGCGTGCACATACATAGTTCTCAAGtttcttggaatttttAGAATAGCATTGTGGTAAGAAGCCATCGTGTAATCTTGGGTAGAGTCATCCTTTTCCTCGTTACATAAGGCGTTTAGAATTGCATTTTCTGCCAAGCACTGACGTGGCATTGCCCTAGAAGCTGCAATAGGGTTCCTGGATTCTGCCCATATTCTTCTAGCGTCTTTGGATGCAGGTAACACGTTTTCTTGCTCAGCCAAAATTAGATCTGCAGCTTGCTTCCAATTACCAGAAAGTAAAGCCTGACCGATTTGATGCGTTGATACACTGAAAGTACCAAATCTTTGCATCCCAAAGTAGTTGATGAACCCATTTTCTTGCAAAGACTTTACACCGGTAGATAGAAT is from Kluyveromyces marxianus DMKU3-1042 DNA, complete genome, chromosome 2 and encodes:
- the MET7 gene encoding tetrahydrofolate synthase, producing MYLSLGLKMAKRNYQDAVQALNSLQSNYANIMAIRLSGDRKNMMNIWEMQEWSRRIGYSVSDFNRLNVVHITGTKGKGSTAAFTQGILSQYRDQIGGKIGLYTSPHLRSVRERIRLNGEPIDEELFSRYFFEVWDKLEETSSDETKFPHMTKGQKPGYFKYLTLLSFHVFMQEGCKTCIYEVGVGGEFDSTNIIEKPTVCGVSALGIDHTFMLGNTIEEIAWNKGGIFKNGAPAYTVTGQPPEGLKVLEERAVERNTSLTQVPTFNQLKSVKLGIAGDFQVVNASLAVALAHEHLNSIGVLNEPLNLSESAEIPGKFVKGLETTIWEGRCQTIKNGNITWYVDGAHTKESITAASGWFKKTVEGSDRKKVLLFNQQSRDARALLRYLYETVSPEVHFDMAIFTNNVTWKSGDYSADLVSLNTSKEQVEKLEVQKSLHQEWSSLGSGTAEKNIKVTSSIQAAFDEIKAIDEPVDVFVTGSLHLVGGFLVVMDKNLSQ
- the SSP2 gene encoding Ssp2p; translated protein: MISEGSFLDPQAAANIYGQKKASDAGTMLTNSTNSKTSSLNFELFGFRRKAKQYFETTTQRFREYGIDKDLIRGSINSRPNSQDETGENNQSKIMMDMLFEKANNGAKQEIEKISGGGKYGVHISTTPKSVPELVCEAVYQDVHGEILLGSPGSELAEMSTNEQRRIVIFNDLPKNIGVGALLAQIGGGPLEKVMYSYGDKHDSNNVSYVELHFLFPADAAHFMKFARFHLFKVNGVHLIPRWGQKDSGSPSDIQQYINPDLCGNIQNFDSTGARRCLIMKKYSRKHKSLSKDLNPKSHIYDLDIQEIIKDFNQFGQILEISPLISRKICLQINFHDIRSAIEAMKSYETSNSYLNDRYSKDWSIWYGKDIVDKPCIEV
- the PUS7 gene encoding pseudouridine synthase PUS7; this translates as MSKHTLTGESELVAEQHEVKRTKISDGINDGLNNGNITEEDVGITKYLNNDSSGFKGQIKQRYTDFLVNEITKKGEVVHLTDKGFNMPKKPKPTKEQIEQSQKEEHERRQNFKVDSEIRNELVALLEEENVQKIEEVYRTGKQIEIPKVFEDKLERTKIHQLLRKGFENKLESVTTADNQFIIGMATRQTRVSKQELIEQTKDKNGVENWGYGPSKSYIHFTVYKENKDTMDVANILSKYMRIPTRLIRFSGTKDRRAVTCQRMSISKIGLDRLNGLNKGLKGIVLGGYKYEDEPLNLGDLQGNEFTIAIRDVTLKNESDDLESILSTGVKSLQENGFINYFGMQRFGTFSVSTHQIGQALLSGNWKQAADLILAEQENVLPASKDARRIWAESRNPIAASRAMPRQCLAENAILNALCNEEKDDSTQDYTMASYHNAILKIPRNLRTMYVHAYQSYIWNKIASKRIGLFGLEVVEGDLIVDGSEDVASVKQSEQEDEDFDEDLRESKFIRARPVTAEEVASKKFTMEDIVLPTPGFDILYPNNEKLRQLYVDIMAKDNMDPFDMKRKVRDFSLAGSYRHVIHKPTDIEFKVVSYENPTDQLINTDLEILNANRGKDNGQTYMKAKLERYMKVKEGSKKAVIVKFKLGVSAYATMVLRELMKLETSRRGDMCNVSA